Within Metabacillus sp. KUDC1714, the genomic segment GCATCACGTTCTGCTCGCCTGCAAATTTTATCTAGAGGTGAAACCGGTGCAATGACATCCTTCGCTTATAGCAGTATGAGAGGATATGGAGTTGTCCATCCAACAATTGGCGAATTAAGGGTTGGCTATACCGATGTGTACATACCGTATCCGTTTGGAGATGAAGATGATTCAATATACATTGGAGAAGTAATGGTAACCGAGGTAGAAACGATTAATTCTTTTTCACAAAACGAACAAGGGAATGTCGAGTTTTTACTAGGCTATGGTTTAACGTTTGGACAAAACGAAGTAAAGGCAATTGCAATGGCTATTCTAGAAAGAAGTTTAGAAACAGAAGGGACTTCTCCAACACAAGACGAGGAATTTGTTTTATTACATATAGATAGTGTCGAAGCACATGGCTTTGTTTCACATTTAAAGCTACCTCACTATATAACATTTCAATCTAAGCTAGACAGAATAAGAGAAGCAAAAAATAAAAAACAAAGTGAAATACAACAAGAACAACCTGTTACGTTTAGTCCGTTTTAAGCAAACTGTAACTCAATAGAAAGTGAGGAAATGTGAAATGAATATGGAAGTTACACAAACTTACAATTATGCCTTTTTAGATGAAGGATCTAAAAGGGAAATAAGACGGTCAGTACTTAAAGCTGTTGCGATTCCTGGATACCAAGTTCCATTTGCATCAAGAGAGATGCCAATCGGAAGGGGATGGGGGACAGGAGGGTTACAAATCACTCTTTCGTTAATAGGTGAAACAGATATTTTAAAAGTAATTGACCAGGGTCACGATGACAGTGTAAATGCAGTTAGTATTAAACGTTTAGTAGAAAATTGCTCGAATGTGAGCACAACAGAGAATTCAGAGGATGCTTCTATCATTCAATCAAGGCACAGAATTCCCGAAATTCCTTTAAGAGATGATCAAATATTAGTTTTACAGGTTCCACTTCCTGAACCTTTAAGAAGAGTAGAAGCGAAAGAAAAAGATACAAAAAGGCTTCATGCAGAAATGGATTACAGCAGTATCTGGCTAAGATTATATGAGGACATTGTGAGATGGGGGAAAATCACGATTGGTGCTGATTATCCGAGTATGGTTAACGGAAGGTATATCTTTAACCCGAGTCCAATTCCTCGTTATGATTTATTAAAATTACATCAAGCAAACGGATTATTTTTATTCGGAGCAGGTCGAGAAAAGAAAATTTATGCTATTCCTCCTTTTACAGATGTAAAGCCATTGGAATTTGATGATTATCCATTTGAGGTAGAAAAATTTGATGGGTTAACATGCCATTCATGTGGCAGTAAAGATGTGTTCCTTGATGAGATTTATGATGCTGATACTGGTAAGAAACGATTCCAATGCTCTGACACTGGATACTGTCAAACGAGGCAAAAGGAAAGTGGGTATTTAGTATGAAGACTCAGCAGCTACAATTGAAAAAACCTGAACTTGAAGTGAAGGGCTTAAATAAGAGGTATGGAAAAGGGTGTTCAAATTGTCAAACACCTGAAATGCTTCATGTAAAAGATAATCGTTGTCAACATTGTGGAAGTGTTTGGGCTTGTATTGATGTGAATTTTGAATTGTATAAAGGTGAAATTTTAGGAATAGTTGGAGAAAGTGGTTCTGGAAAAAGTTCATTAGTCAAGAGCTTATATTTTGATGATGCTATTTCATCTGGAAGTGCGACCATTTCTACATATAAAAATGGCGAGGTGAATATTTTTACAGAATCTGCACAACAAAAGCGTTATATTCGAAATTACATTATGGGCATGGTCTATCAAAACCCATATTTGGGGTTGAAAATGTCCTTTTCAAGTGGTGGAAATATAGCAGAAAAATTAATAGCATCAGGTACTTTTCACGTTGGTTCGATACGTGATCGAGCAAGGCAGTTATTGGAACATGTTGAAATACCGTTAGCAAGGATGGATGAACTTCCGAAGAATTTCAGCGGAGGGATGCAACAAAGAGTGCAAATTTCTAAAGCTTTAGCCAATAATCCACCGATCCTTTTGCTTGATGAAGTAACGACTGGTTTAGACCTTTCCGTACAAGCAAGAGTATTAGATTTAATTCGAAAAATCCAAAGGGATTTAGGAGTGGCTATGATTGTTGTTTCGCATGATTTAGGTGTTATTAGGATGCTTGCTGATCGCACAATGGTTATGAGACATGGAAGAGTCGTTGAGAGAGGACTTACGGATCAAATACTAGAGGACCCTCAACATCCATATACACAGCAGTTAGTGCATTCTCTTTTATAAAAAACGTGAGGTGATAGAAAAGATGAACACACTTAAGATATACTCCGCAAATATTGTCACACCTGAAAAGGTCATTTATAACGGCACTGTTGTCATTAAAGATGACAAAATTACTGAAGTTTTAGATGGTCTCCCTGAGCAGTTACAACCAGAGGATATTAATGCAAAAGGAAGCTGGGTCCTACCAGGATTAGTTGATTCACATAGTGATGCAATTGAAATGGAGCTTGAGCCTCGTCCAAGCAGTACTTTTCCGATTGAGGTTTCGTTTTATGAACTAGAGAAAAAGCTTGTTGGAGAAGGAATTACCACAATCTATCATTCTCTCTCTTTGCTTGAAGAAAACGCAAAAAAGTTTGTAAGACAAAATAAAACAGTTTTATCAGTTATAGAAGATATTAATCGATTGTCACAAGGAGCGTATCTTATTCGTCATAAGACTCATCTAAGGTACGAGATTACAAATTTAAGTGCAGTCAATGAGGTAAAGGAATTGATAAAAAAACAGAAAATCGATCAGCTTTCTTTTATGGATCACACTCCTGGACAAGGACAATTTCGTGATATTGAAATTCATAAAAAGCTATTAATTGACCACCGTCGTTTTTCTGAAGAAGAAGCAATGGAAATTATTGAGCATAGTAGAAAACAAGTTAAGTTAGAGGAGCATGTAGTAAAGGAATTGGCTGATTTAGCACATGAACATCGAATTCCTATTGCATCACATGATGATGACACATTAGAAAAACTCGAGGTTGTAAAAGAATGGAATGCAACAATTAGTGAGTTTCCAATTGAGCTTCAAATAGCGAAGAAGGCAAAAGAAATGGGACTATTTATTGTGATGGGTGCACCTAATGCTTTGCTTGGCAAATCCCATAGTAACAATCTTTCAGCGATGGAAGCATTAGAACATAAACTTGTCGATATTTTATGCTCAGATTATTATCCATCATCATTACTGCATGCAGCTTTTAAATTACATAGTCAAGGCACTCCAATCTATGAAGCAATCAAAATGGTTTCATTGAACCCTGCAAAAGCTTTATATATTGATCATGAGGTCGGTTCTATTGAAGTTGGAAAAAAAGCTGATTTACTTATTGTGAGCGAGGAGCAGTCACGTCCAGTGCTACAGACAGTACTTGTTAATGGGAAAGTAGTTTGTCAAATGAACTATCAAATGCCGCTAACTGTTGGCGGAAGAGTGTAAGAAGGAGATTATGTCATATGATAAAGCAATTAGGGGTAAAACCAACAATCCATGCTAGTGCACAAGTAGAAAATAGTTTCATAGGAGAGTGGACTGAAATTGGTCCAAATACCAAAATAGAAGAATCATATTTTGGAGATTATAGTTACACTGCAGGAGATGCAGAGATTATATATTCATCTATTGGAAAGTTTTGTTCAATTGCTTCTCATGTTCGAATAAATCCAGTGAATCATCCAATGTGGAGAGTAACACAACATCATCTTACTTATCGATTAACTCAATATGATCTGGCAGATCATGACGATACTGATTTTTTTGACTGGCGAAGAGAACATCATGTTAATGTGGGACATGATGTATGGATTGGTCATGGAGCGATTATTATGCCAGGAGTCACGATTGGAACAGGCGCTGTAATTGGTGCAGGATCAGTTGTCACAAAAGATGTCCCTGCTTATACCATTGCTGTTGGTGTGCCTGCAAAGCCAATTAAAAGGCGGTTTTCAGAGGAAGTAGCAGACAAGATTATGAGAATAGAATGGTGGAATTGGGATAGAAGACTGATTGAAGAACGATTTAGTGATCTCAATAATATAGAGAATTTCATTTTGAAATATTCGTAAAGTAGTTAAAAAGGAGGGAAATAAATGGCAGAGCTGCTAAGTATGAAGGAATTAGAAAAGACATTCATTATGCATTATTTACATGGGGAACATGTAGTAGGCTGTAAGAATATTAGTTTTGATTTGAATGAGGGCGAATTTATCGGAATTACAGGAAAAAGCGGTGCAGGAAAATCAACAATATTAAAAACAATTTACCGTACATATTTACCGACAGGAGGAAAACTCATTTTTCACTCTGATCAGTATGGGTCAATTGATCTTGTCACAGCTACCGAGCGTGAAATGATCGCATTACGTAAAAAGGAAATAGGATATGTTTCTCAATTCCTTAATGTGATGCCGAGAGTGACTGCTTTAGAAGTTGTCATGGATGCCATTTTAGAAATGGGAGTTAGTGCATATGAAGCAGAAGAAAAGGCAAAAAATATGTTGGCTCATTTTCGTTTACCAGAATCATTGTGGGATTCATTTCCAAAGACATTCAGTGGTGGAGAAAAGCTTCGGTTAAATTTAGCTCAAGCAATGGTGAAAAAACCCAAGTTATTGTTGCTTGATGAACCAACTGCTTCATTAGATGAGGCATCAAAACGATCAGTAAAAGAAATGATTGAACAGCTCAAACAGTCAGGAACGAGTATGATTGGTATCTTTCATGATCTTGAATTTATGGAATCGGTTGTAGACTCACATTATCATCTGGAAAATGGTGTCTTGAACAAAAAAATGGTTGTTTGAAAATTTTTCTAATGGAGCTGATCTACATATGATCGATTTACATTGTCATACAAATATATCGGACAATTCTTTTTCAATTGAGGAAGTCATTGGGCTTGCTAAAGACAAAGGTGTTAAGCATTTAGCCATTACCGATCACGATACAACAAAAGGTCTTCTTCAAGCCATCCAAATTGGACAAACCTTAGGCGTAGAAATTATTCCCGGAATCGAGATTTCTGCTTATGATTACGAGCGAAACAGACGTGCACATATATTAGGTTTGTATATTACTCCTAACCATCCATCGATAGCTGAATTGTGCGGACCATTAGTAGCCAAAAGGCATGAGGCATCATGGCAAATGGTGAAACTGATTAAAAATGCTGGATATGATATTAAATGGGAAGAGGTTAATGCCCTATGTGAAGGTGGAACTGGGGTGTATAAACAACATATTATGCATGCATTATTAAACAAAGGCTATACGGACAAAATCTATGGTGATCTATATCAAAAGCTATTTAAAAGAGGGGGAACTTTACAGGAAAAAGGGTTAGCCTTTGTTTCAATTGATTACATTGACGTATTAGATGCCATTCGCGTGATTAAAGAAGCGGGAGGAATTCCGGTCCTAGCCCATCCTGGACAATTTGATAATTTTTCAGCTGTCGATGAGTGGGCCCGTGCAGGCCTTGAAGGAATAGAAGTATTACATCCATTGCACGATAATAAAGATGAAATTAAAGCAAGAACTATTGCTGAGAAATTGAATCTTATTCAAACAGGCGGATCTGATTTTCATGGATTTTATGGAGAATCTTCAAATAACTACATTGGATCTAAAAGTATTGGCTTTGAGCATTTCAATCAATTGCTTGAACGAAAAAAAGTTCTGCAAATGAAATAATAACGAGACCCTCCCATGTTGATGTAGATGCATGAGGAGGGTTTTCATTTTGTTATTTTTCATTTTTAAAGATAAAAACTTATTCATCTGAAAAATACAACCTCATGTTTCGCTAATACCGCTCATACACTATGTTAAGAATAGCTTAGGGGGGAGACCATGAAAGATGCTGATCAAAAGGCCCTTGAATATGCAATTGGTGAAATAACTGAGATTGCAAAAGGATTTGGGCTAGACTTTTACCCAATGAGGTATGAAATCTGTCCTGCTAATATTATTTATACATTTGGCGCATATGGTATGCCAACGAGGTTCTCACACTGGAGCTTTGGTAAACAATTTCATAAAATGAAGCTCCAATATGATCTTGGATTAAGTAAAATTTATGAGCTAGTCATTAATTCTGATCCTTGTTATGCCTTCTTATTAGACACAAACTCCCTGATCCAAAATAAATTAATTGTCGCCCATGTATTAGCGCATTGTGATTTCTTTAAAAATAACGCTCGTTTTAGTAATACAAAACGAGAAATGGTTGAAAGCATGGCAGCAACAGCAGAACGAATTAAAAATTATGAGATTGAGTATGGAAGACATGAAGTAGAAACATTTTTGGATGCTGTTCTTTCTATTCAAGAGCATATTGATCCCTCACTAGTACGTCCGAAACTTGCATGGACAATTGATGATATTGATATCGAAGAAGAAGAGATGAAAACAATCACACCTTATGATGACCTTTGGAAGCTTGATCAAAAACAAGATCTAAATCGTTCAATTAAAAAGAAAAAACGTAAACTTCCACCATCTCCAGAAAAAGATATTCTCTTATTTATCGAGGAATATAGTCGTGAGCTAGAGGATTGGCAGCGTGATATATTAACGATGATGCGTGAAGAAATGCTGTATTTTTGGCCACAGCTAGAAACAAAAATCATGAACGAGGGCTGGGCTTCGTATTGGCATCAACGGATCATCCGTGAGCTTGATTTAACATCTGATGAATCAATCGAATTTGCAAAATTAAACGCAGGTGT encodes:
- a CDS encoding PHP domain-containing protein codes for the protein MIDLHCHTNISDNSFSIEEVIGLAKDKGVKHLAITDHDTTKGLLQAIQIGQTLGVEIIPGIEISAYDYERNRRAHILGLYITPNHPSIAELCGPLVAKRHEASWQMVKLIKNAGYDIKWEEVNALCEGGTGVYKQHIMHALLNKGYTDKIYGDLYQKLFKRGGTLQEKGLAFVSIDYIDVLDAIRVIKEAGGIPVLAHPGQFDNFSAVDEWARAGLEGIEVLHPLHDNKDEIKARTIAEKLNLIQTGGSDFHGFYGESSNNYIGSKSIGFEHFNQLLERKKVLQMK
- a CDS encoding alpha-D-ribose 1-methylphosphonate 5-triphosphate diphosphatase; its protein translation is MNTLKIYSANIVTPEKVIYNGTVVIKDDKITEVLDGLPEQLQPEDINAKGSWVLPGLVDSHSDAIEMELEPRPSSTFPIEVSFYELEKKLVGEGITTIYHSLSLLEENAKKFVRQNKTVLSVIEDINRLSQGAYLIRHKTHLRYEITNLSAVNEVKELIKKQKIDQLSFMDHTPGQGQFRDIEIHKKLLIDHRRFSEEEAMEIIEHSRKQVKLEEHVVKELADLAHEHRIPIASHDDDTLEKLEVVKEWNATISEFPIELQIAKKAKEMGLFIVMGAPNALLGKSHSNNLSAMEALEHKLVDILCSDYYPSSLLHAAFKLHSQGTPIYEAIKMVSLNPAKALYIDHEVGSIEVGKKADLLIVSEEQSRPVLQTVLVNGKVVCQMNYQMPLTVGGRV
- a CDS encoding alpha-D-ribose 1-methylphosphonate 5-phosphate C-P-lyase PhnJ — encoded protein: MNMEVTQTYNYAFLDEGSKREIRRSVLKAVAIPGYQVPFASREMPIGRGWGTGGLQITLSLIGETDILKVIDQGHDDSVNAVSIKRLVENCSNVSTTENSEDASIIQSRHRIPEIPLRDDQILVLQVPLPEPLRRVEAKEKDTKRLHAEMDYSSIWLRLYEDIVRWGKITIGADYPSMVNGRYIFNPSPIPRYDLLKLHQANGLFLFGAGREKKIYAIPPFTDVKPLEFDDYPFEVEKFDGLTCHSCGSKDVFLDEIYDADTGKKRFQCSDTGYCQTRQKESGYLV
- a CDS encoding ATP-binding cassette domain-containing protein → MKTQQLQLKKPELEVKGLNKRYGKGCSNCQTPEMLHVKDNRCQHCGSVWACIDVNFELYKGEILGIVGESGSGKSSLVKSLYFDDAISSGSATISTYKNGEVNIFTESAQQKRYIRNYIMGMVYQNPYLGLKMSFSSGGNIAEKLIASGTFHVGSIRDRARQLLEHVEIPLARMDELPKNFSGGMQQRVQISKALANNPPILLLDEVTTGLDLSVQARVLDLIRKIQRDLGVAMIVVSHDLGVIRMLADRTMVMRHGRVVERGLTDQILEDPQHPYTQQLVHSLL
- a CDS encoding SpoVR family protein: MKDADQKALEYAIGEITEIAKGFGLDFYPMRYEICPANIIYTFGAYGMPTRFSHWSFGKQFHKMKLQYDLGLSKIYELVINSDPCYAFLLDTNSLIQNKLIVAHVLAHCDFFKNNARFSNTKREMVESMAATAERIKNYEIEYGRHEVETFLDAVLSIQEHIDPSLVRPKLAWTIDDIDIEEEEMKTITPYDDLWKLDQKQDLNRSIKKKKRKLPPSPEKDILLFIEEYSRELEDWQRDILTMMREEMLYFWPQLETKIMNEGWASYWHQRIIRELDLTSDESIEFAKLNAGVVQPSKTSINPYYLGLKIFEDIEERYNNPTEEMKMFGATPGSGRDKMFEVREVESDISFIRNYLTKDLVMREDMYLFQKQGRDYKIVDKEWEAVRDQLVSMRVNGGFPYITVNDGDYLKNNELYLKHWFEDIELDLKYLEKVLPYVYQLWGRPVHMESVLEDKPVLFTYDGKSISRKYL
- the phnL gene encoding phosphonate C-P lyase system protein PhnL — translated: MAELLSMKELEKTFIMHYLHGEHVVGCKNISFDLNEGEFIGITGKSGAGKSTILKTIYRTYLPTGGKLIFHSDQYGSIDLVTATEREMIALRKKEIGYVSQFLNVMPRVTALEVVMDAILEMGVSAYEAEEKAKNMLAHFRLPESLWDSFPKTFSGGEKLRLNLAQAMVKKPKLLLLDEPTASLDEASKRSVKEMIEQLKQSGTSMIGIFHDLEFMESVVDSHYHLENGVLNKKMVV
- a CDS encoding DapH/DapD/GlmU-related protein, whose translation is MIKQLGVKPTIHASAQVENSFIGEWTEIGPNTKIEESYFGDYSYTAGDAEIIYSSIGKFCSIASHVRINPVNHPMWRVTQHHLTYRLTQYDLADHDDTDFFDWRREHHVNVGHDVWIGHGAIIMPGVTIGTGAVIGAGSVVTKDVPAYTIAVGVPAKPIKRRFSEEVADKIMRIEWWNWDRRLIEERFSDLNNIENFILKYS